In Ammoniphilus sp. CFH 90114, a genomic segment contains:
- a CDS encoding DUF3231 family protein — MANRRPMNALEITQCYYNIQRNGIGKALLLGFSQVARSKKVREYCIRGIVIAFGNIQELSHKLSEENINVSPTWDSDVLNSTTPPFSDKLIIII; from the coding sequence CTGGCAAATCGAAGACCGATGAACGCATTGGAGATTACTCAGTGTTATTACAATATCCAAAGAAACGGCATTGGAAAAGCGTTGCTTCTTGGCTTCAGTCAGGTTGCTCGTTCGAAAAAGGTTCGGGAGTATTGCATAAGAGGAATAGTTATTGCTTTCGGCAATATACAGGAATTATCACATAAGCTGTCTGAAGAAAATATCAATGTATCTCCTACATGGGATTCAGATGTTTTAAACTCCACAACCCCACCGTTCTCAGACAAATTAATAATTATCATATAA
- a CDS encoding TRAP transporter substrate-binding protein yields the protein MKKIRKWFLPLLCSVTLLWGCGRPAADPTPSPTPTPETPTPSTSESPKVEESFEVSFGHGFMPETPHHQAALMFKEKVETKSNGRLKVTIFPTDQLGSAREQFEGLQLGTQQVALLPTARISGFVPELQLFDLPFLFPDRQTAYKLMDGEVGAALLDKLSSQQVKGVAFYEDGFKHFTANKEIRTVDDFKGLKFRTMESPIIMEQFRVLGANPTPIDFAELYNSLQQGVVDGQENPLVTIKNMKFYEVQDFVILSGHGYLGHAFMFSQNWFDSLPKDLQDILESTGKELAAWQRAEVEKEEALYLEEIKKHGTQVIELDSENKAALRDLTRSVHKLYSDKFGSEILDKAYAEIGQ from the coding sequence ATGAAGAAGATACGCAAATGGTTTCTCCCCCTTCTCTGTTCCGTTACGCTTTTATGGGGGTGTGGACGTCCGGCAGCCGATCCCACGCCCTCGCCTACTCCTACTCCTGAGACTCCCACACCCTCAACTTCCGAGAGTCCAAAAGTCGAAGAGTCGTTTGAGGTCAGCTTCGGACATGGATTTATGCCAGAGACACCTCACCATCAGGCTGCGTTGATGTTTAAGGAGAAAGTCGAAACAAAGTCAAACGGACGACTTAAAGTAACAATTTTCCCGACTGACCAGTTAGGAAGTGCTCGTGAGCAGTTTGAAGGATTGCAGCTCGGTACCCAACAAGTGGCCTTGCTCCCGACAGCTCGGATTAGTGGATTTGTTCCAGAGCTTCAATTATTTGATTTGCCCTTTTTATTCCCGGATCGTCAAACGGCATACAAGCTTATGGACGGTGAAGTGGGAGCCGCCTTACTCGATAAACTATCCTCACAACAGGTGAAAGGCGTCGCTTTCTACGAAGATGGATTTAAACATTTCACGGCGAACAAAGAGATTCGAACGGTGGATGACTTTAAGGGGCTGAAATTCAGAACGATGGAGAGCCCGATTATCATGGAGCAATTTCGAGTTTTAGGCGCGAACCCGACACCGATCGATTTTGCTGAACTCTATAACTCCCTGCAGCAAGGAGTAGTAGATGGACAGGAGAATCCTTTAGTTACCATCAAAAATATGAAATTCTATGAAGTGCAAGATTTCGTCATTTTAAGCGGTCACGGGTACTTAGGTCATGCTTTTATGTTCAGCCAGAATTGGTTCGATTCCCTTCCGAAGGATCTTCAAGACATCCTAGAAAGTACCGGAAAGGAATTAGCGGCTTGGCAAAGAGCTGAAGTGGAAAAAGAAGAAGCCCTCTATCTAGAGGAAATTAAGAAGCATGGCACTCAAGTGATTGAGCTGGATTCGGAGAATAAAGCGGCCTTAAGAGACCTAACCAGATCCGTACACAAATTATACAGCGACAAATTTGGATCCGAGATATTAGACAAGGCTTACGCTGAGATCGGTCAGTAA
- a CDS encoding TRAP transporter small permease, producing the protein MNRVIRFSKALQEWFIGVGLLVIALILFCNVVLRYIFNSSIEWAEELTRYGIVWITFIGASVCIYKGAHLGIDTVLSLLSKKGKRNVNAFVLLLCILFCLIFLVLSFNITLKAFETGQVSSTMGVPMYLVYGVMPVSAILMSLNYLSQLVEHVRRKEESS; encoded by the coding sequence ATGAACAGGGTCATTCGTTTCAGTAAAGCCTTGCAAGAATGGTTTATCGGAGTGGGGCTTTTAGTGATTGCCTTGATTTTGTTTTGCAATGTCGTTCTGCGGTATATTTTTAATTCTTCCATAGAATGGGCAGAGGAACTGACCCGTTATGGTATTGTCTGGATCACCTTCATTGGGGCAAGTGTATGTATTTACAAAGGGGCTCACTTAGGAATCGACACGGTTCTAAGCTTGCTTTCTAAAAAGGGAAAACGTAACGTCAACGCCTTCGTTCTTCTTTTATGTATTCTTTTTTGCCTCATTTTTCTCGTTCTATCGTTTAACATCACGCTCAAAGCCTTCGAAACCGGACAGGTTAGTTCAACCATGGGCGTACCCATGTATCTGGTCTATGGCGTCATGCCAGTCAGCGCAATCCTGATGAGCTTGAATTACCTTTCTCAACTTGTTGAACACGTTCGGAGAAAGGAGGAGTCATCTTGA